One window of the Cohnella hashimotonis genome contains the following:
- the neuC gene encoding UDP-N-acetylglucosamine 2-epimerase encodes MKRKLCVVTGTRADYGLLSGLMSEILADQELELQIIATGTHLSPEYGMTASEIERDGFQIDVKVEMLLSADTSSAVAKSVGLAVIGFADAYERLKPDLIVVLGDRFEILAAAQAAMLFRIPVAHISGGEITQGAVDDMIRHAVTKMSHLHFVAAETYRRRVLQLGEQGEFVFNVGEPALDNIRRLTLMARDQLEADIGYRFHDPQFLVTYHPVTLGRMSSAEAMRSLLEALDRFPQAGILFTMPNADMDSRVIIQMIREYEAARPTKVKAVSSLGLLRYLSAMRLANVVIGNSSSGITEAPALRKATVNIGDRQAGRLHASSIINCGEHADEIAQAIENAISASFQQSLPYTVSLYGEGDAALRMKELLKHADLDALRTKKFNDWQDVQ; translated from the coding sequence ATGAAGCGAAAACTATGCGTCGTAACAGGAACAAGAGCCGACTATGGGCTGCTGTCGGGTTTGATGAGCGAGATCTTGGCGGATCAAGAGCTAGAACTGCAGATCATCGCTACGGGCACGCACTTGTCGCCGGAGTATGGGATGACCGCTTCCGAAATCGAACGGGACGGCTTCCAAATCGACGTCAAAGTGGAGATGCTGTTATCTGCGGACACTTCTTCGGCGGTTGCCAAATCAGTGGGACTGGCTGTTATTGGGTTCGCCGATGCGTACGAGCGTCTGAAGCCGGATTTAATCGTCGTATTGGGTGATCGCTTCGAGATTTTGGCCGCGGCGCAGGCGGCGATGCTCTTCCGGATCCCCGTAGCTCACATCTCGGGGGGAGAGATTACGCAAGGCGCGGTGGACGATATGATTCGGCATGCCGTGACCAAAATGTCGCATCTCCACTTCGTGGCCGCAGAGACGTATCGACGGCGGGTTCTGCAACTTGGCGAACAAGGTGAGTTCGTGTTTAACGTTGGCGAGCCGGCACTCGACAATATCCGCAGATTAACGCTGATGGCCCGTGATCAGTTGGAAGCGGATATTGGGTACCGGTTCCATGACCCACAATTCCTCGTTACTTATCATCCCGTCACGCTAGGGAGGATGAGTTCGGCCGAGGCTATGCGGAGTTTGCTGGAGGCACTGGATCGATTCCCGCAAGCGGGGATATTGTTTACGATGCCGAACGCCGATATGGATAGCCGCGTGATCATACAGATGATTCGTGAATATGAAGCGGCAAGGCCGACCAAGGTAAAAGCCGTTTCTTCGCTGGGGCTACTGCGTTACTTGAGCGCGATGAGGCTGGCGAACGTCGTTATCGGCAATTCGTCGAGCGGTATAACGGAAGCTCCGGCGCTCCGAAAGGCAACCGTCAACATCGGCGATCGACAGGCGGGCCGTCTGCACGCTTCTTCCATCATCAACTGCGGCGAGCATGCGGATGAGATCGCGCAGGCTATCGAAAACGCCATCTCTGCCTCATTTCAACAAAGCTTGCCGTATACCGTATCTTTGTACGGTGAAGGCGATGCCGCCTTGCGGATGAAAGAGCTTTTGAAGCATGCAGATCTGGACGCTTTGCGTACAAAAAAATTTAACGACTGGCAGGACGTTCAATGA
- the hpf gene encoding ribosome hibernation-promoting factor, HPF/YfiA family translates to MKYTIRGQRMEVTAALREYVEKKLTRLERYFEAPPETDVQVTLSVTKGSSAVEVTLPLPGMFLRAEEKSNDMYASIDLVVDKLERQIRKHKTKLNRRMKQDNQARIFKETVPGATSSATALLLDEEEDFELVRTKRFKFRPMEVEDAILQMNLVGHNFYVFANSATKEMNVVYRRNDGTYGLIEAD, encoded by the coding sequence ATGAAATATACGATTCGCGGTCAGCGCATGGAAGTCACGGCAGCCCTGAGGGAATATGTCGAAAAAAAGCTAACCAGGCTCGAACGGTATTTTGAAGCGCCTCCCGAAACCGATGTTCAAGTAACGTTAAGCGTAACCAAAGGCAGCAGCGCAGTTGAGGTAACGCTTCCGCTACCGGGGATGTTTCTCCGGGCGGAGGAGAAGAGCAACGACATGTATGCTTCGATCGATCTCGTAGTGGACAAACTCGAGCGTCAGATCCGCAAACACAAAACCAAATTGAACCGCAGAATGAAGCAGGATAACCAAGCCCGTATCTTTAAGGAAACCGTTCCGGGAGCGACTTCTTCCGCCACCGCTCTCTTGCTGGATGAAGAAGAGGACTTCGAGCTCGTGCGGACGAAGCGATTCAAGTTCAGACCGATGGAGGTCGAGGATGCGATTCTGCAGATGAATCTGGTCGGTCACAATTTCTACGTGTTCGCCAATTCCGCGACGAAGGAAATGAATGTCGTTTACCGTCGGAATGACGGGACGTATGGGTTGATTGAAGCCGATTAA
- a CDS encoding cold shock domain-containing protein, with amino-acid sequence MQGKVKWFNAEKGYGFIEAEQGGDVFVHFSAIQMDGYKALEEGQPVEFDIVQGARGPQAANVIKI; translated from the coding sequence ATGCAAGGTAAAGTGAAATGGTTCAACGCAGAAAAAGGATATGGCTTCATCGAGGCAGAGCAAGGCGGCGATGTTTTCGTTCACTTCTCCGCGATTCAAATGGACGGCTACAAGGCGCTTGAAGAAGGCCAGCCGGTTGAGTTTGACATCGTGCAAGGTGCACGCGGCCCGCAAGCAGCAAACGTTATCAAAATCTAA
- the fliS gene encoding flagellar export chaperone FliS, with product MMPAATRNKYMETAIQTATPQQLLIMLIDGAIRFCRAGIEGIKNGNFEDANKQLVKAQNIVSEFVITLDRDQPVAAGLLQLYEYFNYRLVQANIHKKAEPAEEVMQHLLELKETWIQAAKLASTPAVQSSHG from the coding sequence ATGATGCCTGCAGCAACCCGCAACAAATATATGGAGACGGCCATTCAGACGGCCACTCCGCAGCAATTGTTGATCATGCTTATAGATGGTGCCATTCGTTTTTGCAGAGCAGGGATCGAAGGCATTAAAAACGGCAACTTCGAAGATGCCAACAAACAGCTTGTAAAAGCGCAAAACATTGTGAGCGAATTCGTAATAACACTGGACCGCGATCAGCCAGTAGCGGCTGGTTTGCTTCAACTTTACGAATACTTCAACTATCGTCTCGTGCAAGCCAATATCCACAAAAAAGCAGAGCCGGCCGAAGAAGTCATGCAGCATTTGTTGGAACTGAAGGAGACCTGGATCCAAGCCGCGAAGCTCGCATCGACGCCTGCGGTACAGAGTTCTCATGGATGA
- a CDS encoding DUF2920 family protein encodes MAKEYEFVMPGHPNIYGGDQPHNLKIYFSEPDSGVNTDTGIVLFIAGFGGHANSNVYKKMRSNFADRYNLVTVQCDFFGWEFMQAEPLEESLNNFNDMGLMQVLDNITAVMAVIEILKDNEFTFNSKKIIAYGHSHGAYLSLLCNRLAPGLFSLIIDNSAWLYPAYLSADRYLFTGSDTPIVFNYFAKSNENDKGILSLPLVYKSINKFCQIHSFHGSADRLITFEEKRRFCNAIRNCYLHEITAAKVDHQIFKSNDHGLDADFLLLFDYVMTELDVKFNRGTEVIIPNHEIRTDLHSYHFDYTNKIPILTLK; translated from the coding sequence ATGGCTAAGGAATATGAATTTGTCATGCCAGGACATCCAAACATCTACGGAGGGGATCAGCCACATAATTTAAAAATTTATTTTTCAGAACCTGATTCGGGCGTGAATACAGATACAGGCATTGTATTGTTTATTGCTGGATTCGGAGGACATGCGAATTCAAATGTTTATAAGAAAATGAGATCCAATTTTGCTGATCGGTATAATCTAGTAACAGTCCAATGTGATTTTTTTGGTTGGGAGTTCATGCAGGCTGAACCTTTGGAGGAGTCGCTGAATAATTTTAATGATATGGGGCTAATGCAAGTTCTCGATAATATAACTGCGGTTATGGCCGTTATAGAAATATTAAAAGATAATGAGTTCACTTTTAATTCTAAAAAAATTATTGCGTATGGACATTCCCATGGGGCTTATTTGTCATTGTTATGCAATCGATTGGCCCCCGGTCTATTCTCCTTGATCATAGATAATTCAGCCTGGTTGTATCCTGCCTATCTAAGTGCAGATCGTTATTTGTTTACCGGCAGCGATACTCCAATTGTATTTAATTATTTTGCGAAAAGTAATGAGAATGACAAGGGGATTTTGAGTCTCCCTTTAGTATACAAAAGCATAAATAAATTTTGCCAAATTCATTCCTTCCACGGTTCGGCAGACAGGTTAATCACTTTTGAAGAAAAAAGAAGATTTTGCAATGCCATTCGCAACTGCTACTTGCATGAGATAACGGCCGCTAAGGTGGATCATCAAATATTTAAATCAAATGATCACGGTTTAGATGCAGATTTTTTATTGCTATTTGATTATGTGATGACAGAACTTGACGTTAAATTTAATCGCGGAACGGAAGTTATAATTCCGAATCATGAAATCCGTACCGATTTACATTCGTACCATTTCGATTACACTAATAAAATCCCGATCTTAACTTTAAAATAA
- a CDS encoding lipid II:glycine glycyltransferase FemX: MWANYDEALTIYNMLPAQVRTPENHPEYVQLDTQRNSNLTAVYYVYREQDSLYYHALHESVLPDGTAKDLQSAYGYGGPVTNDEDPAFLARAWQAYLTACMERGILAEFIRFDPLLRNDRWYGGNSARDRSTVWIDLAAGMDSVWREMSGRARTSIRKAEKENLSIREIKPEDTEGWKRFKAIYEETMGVLDADSFYLFTEDYFKGLAGYAGQRLLVAEKEGELLAASLFLRHAGRTEYHLSASRPAGKRIGASNLLLAEAIRRYGAEGAQCLHLGGGTDGREDNPLLFFKRGFSQRRAEFRIGWFVHERGRYDAMKRAWEERAGKRVDRILFYRFGE; encoded by the coding sequence ATGTGGGCGAATTATGACGAAGCGCTGACGATCTACAACATGCTGCCTGCTCAGGTGCGAACGCCGGAAAACCATCCGGAATATGTGCAACTCGATACACAGCGGAATTCGAATCTAACAGCCGTGTACTATGTTTATCGTGAGCAGGACAGCTTGTACTATCATGCTTTACATGAATCCGTCTTGCCCGACGGGACGGCAAAGGATCTCCAGTCGGCTTACGGCTATGGTGGACCGGTAACAAATGATGAGGATCCGGCGTTTCTCGCAAGGGCTTGGCAAGCTTATTTAACAGCGTGTATGGAACGGGGGATTTTGGCCGAATTCATTCGGTTCGATCCGCTTCTGCGCAACGATAGATGGTACGGAGGCAATTCTGCTAGAGATCGCAGCACGGTTTGGATTGATCTCGCGGCAGGCATGGATAGCGTCTGGCGTGAGATGAGCGGCAGGGCTCGAACTTCAATCCGCAAGGCCGAGAAGGAAAATCTGTCGATCCGCGAGATTAAACCGGAAGACACAGAGGGCTGGAAGCGATTCAAGGCGATTTATGAGGAAACGATGGGCGTGCTGGACGCAGACTCTTTTTATTTGTTTACTGAAGATTATTTTAAAGGCCTGGCTGGTTATGCAGGGCAGCGACTGCTTGTTGCAGAGAAAGAAGGGGAGCTGCTGGCGGCTTCTCTATTCCTTCGTCACGCAGGAAGAACGGAATATCATCTGTCGGCCTCCAGACCGGCTGGTAAAAGGATCGGCGCCAGCAATCTGCTATTAGCCGAAGCCATACGCCGTTATGGCGCTGAGGGAGCCCAATGTTTGCATCTTGGCGGAGGAACAGACGGACGTGAAGACAATCCGCTCTTATTTTTTAAGAGAGGGTTCTCGCAAAGGCGGGCGGAATTTCGCATCGGATGGTTTGTCCACGAACGTGGACGCTATGATGCCATGAAGCGGGCTTGGGAAGAACGGGCAGGAAAACGCGTTGACCGCATATTATTTTATAGATTTGGAGAGTGA
- a CDS encoding class I SAM-dependent methyltransferase: MSWDPVWEKVFSSQQWGKYPGEDLIRFVARNFYKAEDRSVIRILEIGCGPGANLWYMAREGFKVYGIDGSSSAVTQAQQYLNASVPGWEGEVIKGDIINQPYQDGWFDAIIDNEAGSCNSYENALLIYKEAHRVLKPGGKIFIRTFAEGSWGEGTGERLAPDAWSCSQGPLAGKGYSRFTKQSQIPELLAGFEIESIEKLDRTMDDMKQVVSEWLVNGVKK, translated from the coding sequence ATGTCTTGGGATCCAGTTTGGGAGAAAGTGTTTAGTTCGCAGCAGTGGGGGAAATATCCGGGAGAAGATCTAATTCGTTTCGTTGCCAGAAACTTTTATAAAGCTGAAGATCGTAGTGTGATTCGTATTTTAGAAATTGGTTGTGGTCCGGGTGCTAACTTGTGGTATATGGCGCGCGAGGGGTTCAAGGTTTACGGGATCGATGGCTCTTCAAGTGCAGTAACTCAAGCCCAACAATATCTCAATGCTTCCGTGCCAGGGTGGGAAGGCGAAGTCATAAAAGGTGATATTATAAATCAGCCTTATCAAGATGGTTGGTTCGATGCAATTATCGATAATGAAGCGGGTTCTTGCAATTCTTATGAAAATGCTTTGCTTATTTATAAGGAAGCGCACCGAGTGCTCAAGCCCGGCGGCAAAATATTTATTCGTACCTTTGCGGAGGGAAGCTGGGGCGAAGGAACTGGCGAGCGGCTGGCACCTGACGCTTGGTCTTGTTCCCAGGGACCATTGGCCGGAAAAGGGTATTCCCGATTTACGAAACAATCTCAGATCCCCGAGTTGTTAGCCGGTTTCGAAATAGAAAGTATAGAGAAGCTGGACAGAACGATGGATGATATGAAACAAGTGGTGTCGGAATGGCTCGTTAATGGAGTTAAAAAGTAG
- a CDS encoding NAD-dependent 4,6-dehydratase LegB, giving the protein MKVLVTGADGFIGSHLTEALVRQGHDVRAFVYYNSFNTWGWLDECGEDVRGKFEVFSGDIRDSHFVRHAMAGVDAVLHLAALIAIPYSYTAPEAYVDTNVKGTLNVIQAARDLGVSKVLHTSTSEVYGTARFVPITEEHPLQGQSPYSASKIGADAMALSYHASFGTPVTVIRPFNTYGPRQSARAVIPTIITQLASGKRNLKLGSLHPTRDFNYVSDTVGGFLAALRKEDIAGHTLNIGSNYEVTIGETVRLIAELMDTEITIETDEQRLRPQDSEVERLWASNAKAKALIGWEPAFGGVEGFRKGLRQTIDWFTDSANLKRYKTEMYNV; this is encoded by the coding sequence ATGAAGGTACTGGTAACAGGGGCGGACGGATTTATCGGCTCGCACCTGACGGAAGCTCTGGTAAGACAAGGGCATGACGTGAGAGCTTTTGTCTATTACAATTCGTTTAACACATGGGGCTGGCTAGATGAGTGTGGAGAGGACGTCCGCGGCAAATTCGAAGTCTTCTCCGGCGATATCCGGGACTCGCACTTTGTTCGTCATGCGATGGCAGGCGTGGATGCAGTACTTCACCTGGCGGCATTAATCGCGATTCCGTACTCTTATACTGCGCCTGAGGCATATGTAGATACCAACGTCAAAGGAACGCTTAACGTCATACAAGCAGCCAGGGACCTGGGTGTTTCAAAAGTTCTGCATACCTCTACCAGTGAAGTTTATGGAACGGCACGCTTTGTTCCCATTACGGAAGAGCACCCACTACAGGGGCAATCTCCTTACTCCGCGTCTAAGATCGGTGCGGACGCGATGGCCTTGTCCTATCATGCCTCATTCGGCACCCCGGTGACGGTAATCCGGCCTTTTAATACGTATGGTCCGCGGCAATCCGCGCGTGCCGTAATCCCCACGATCATCACGCAGCTGGCATCTGGCAAGCGTAATCTTAAGCTGGGCTCGCTTCACCCCACTCGGGATTTTAATTATGTGAGCGATACGGTAGGCGGATTCTTGGCGGCCCTCCGCAAAGAAGACATCGCCGGTCACACGTTGAACATTGGGAGCAACTATGAAGTGACCATCGGTGAGACGGTCCGACTCATCGCCGAGCTGATGGATACGGAAATAACGATTGAAACCGATGAACAGCGCCTTCGGCCTCAGGATAGTGAGGTGGAGCGTTTGTGGGCCTCAAACGCAAAAGCCAAAGCGCTGATCGGCTGGGAGCCGGCGTTCGGCGGCGTTGAGGGCTTCCGAAAAGGGCTCCGTCAAACCATCGATTGGTTTACGGATTCTGCAAATCTCAAGCGCTACAAGACGGAGATGTACAACGTATGA
- the neuB gene encoding N-acetylneuraminate synthase, with protein MATHAYLIAEAGVNHNGSLERALAMVDAAAEAGANAIKFQTFKSELVISKFAPKAEYQKKQTGEEESQLDMVRKLELDRAAHEQLIQRCEEKGIDFVSTPFDLDSVKLLGDELQIPVLKIPSGEITNAPLLLAAARTDKQILLSTGMSSLGDVETALGILAFGYLYREGEPSLRAFAAAYLSQEGQQVLQKRVRLFHCTTEYPAPYEDVNLNAINSMRSAFGLPVGLSDHTPGIEVPIAAVAMGAELIEKHFTMDRSLSGPDHAASLEPDELKAMVFAIRHVEAARGDGIKRPAASEIKNIAIARKSLVASKAIRQGEVFTERNLTAKRPGTGISPLHYWELLGKPASRDYEEDEVIRGDVGEL; from the coding sequence ATGGCCACACATGCCTATCTAATCGCCGAGGCCGGCGTCAATCACAACGGATCGCTGGAGCGGGCGCTCGCGATGGTCGACGCGGCCGCCGAGGCTGGCGCGAATGCAATCAAATTTCAAACTTTTAAGTCCGAATTGGTTATCAGCAAGTTCGCGCCAAAGGCTGAATACCAAAAAAAGCAGACCGGGGAAGAGGAATCACAGCTGGATATGGTCCGCAAGCTAGAACTTGATCGAGCGGCGCACGAGCAATTAATCCAGCGTTGCGAGGAGAAAGGGATCGACTTTGTTTCGACACCGTTCGATTTGGACAGCGTGAAGCTGCTCGGAGACGAGCTCCAAATTCCGGTTTTAAAAATTCCTTCCGGAGAAATTACGAATGCGCCCCTTCTGCTCGCCGCAGCCCGCACGGACAAGCAGATTCTACTCTCGACAGGAATGTCCAGTCTTGGCGATGTGGAGACAGCGCTCGGCATATTGGCTTTCGGTTACCTTTATAGGGAGGGCGAGCCCTCGCTCCGCGCGTTTGCCGCAGCCTACCTAAGTCAAGAGGGACAGCAGGTACTACAAAAACGCGTACGGTTATTCCACTGTACGACCGAATATCCGGCTCCCTACGAAGATGTAAACTTGAATGCTATAAATTCGATGCGTTCCGCTTTCGGTCTGCCAGTCGGACTTTCCGATCACACGCCGGGCATAGAAGTGCCGATTGCGGCTGTTGCGATGGGGGCGGAACTGATCGAGAAGCATTTTACTATGGATCGGAGCTTGTCTGGACCGGATCATGCAGCGTCCCTTGAACCTGACGAGCTGAAGGCGATGGTATTCGCCATTCGCCATGTTGAAGCGGCAAGAGGCGATGGCATCAAGCGTCCAGCTGCGTCGGAGATCAAAAACATCGCCATTGCACGCAAAAGTCTCGTGGCGTCCAAGGCGATCCGGCAAGGAGAAGTTTTCACGGAACGAAATTTGACGGCGAAGCGCCCGGGCACGGGAATATCTCCTCTTCATTATTGGGAACTGTTAGGCAAACCGGCTTCCCGCGATTATGAAGAGGACGAGGTGATTCGCGGCGATGTGGGCGAATTATGA
- a CDS encoding LegC family aminotransferase — MRLTDLNTSSILEALKRSIEPLRGAGEDLLPLHAPEFDEQAWTYVKDCLDTGWVSSVGSYVTRFEQMLAQRTEHKHAVAVVNGTAGLQAALVALGIGMGDEVLIPSLTFVATANAVVHAGAVPHFVEAEWTTLGIDPLKLEAYLESACEQRSGTLYNKTTGRRVATLIPMHTFGHPSDMERLGELAHRLGLKLIEDAAEALGSFYRERHVGHHGQAAVLSFNGNKIITTGGGGAVLTDDDSLARRLRHLTTTAKLSHRWAFEHDEPAFNFRLPNLNAALGCAQLERLDELLDRKRRLAFYYKEHIQNINGIRFLEEPEGSRSNYWLNAIALEQPNMVARDQLLDALNDAGIQVRPIWTPMHLLKMFSDCPRMPMTIVEDIYASVINLPSSAALGGRV, encoded by the coding sequence ATGAGATTGACGGATTTGAATACAAGCTCGATTCTGGAGGCCTTGAAGCGTTCAATAGAACCGTTAAGAGGGGCAGGTGAAGATCTGCTGCCACTTCATGCTCCCGAATTCGACGAGCAAGCGTGGACATACGTAAAAGATTGCCTGGATACTGGTTGGGTCTCGTCGGTAGGTTCTTATGTGACGCGGTTCGAGCAGATGCTAGCGCAACGCACCGAACATAAACACGCGGTAGCCGTAGTGAACGGGACAGCTGGTCTTCAGGCCGCGCTGGTCGCACTTGGAATCGGTATGGGGGATGAAGTGCTGATTCCTTCTCTTACTTTTGTCGCCACCGCTAATGCAGTCGTACATGCGGGGGCTGTTCCCCATTTTGTAGAAGCCGAATGGACGACGCTCGGGATCGATCCGCTGAAGCTGGAAGCCTATCTCGAGTCGGCTTGCGAGCAGCGTTCCGGCACTTTGTATAACAAAACCACGGGCAGGCGGGTGGCTACGTTAATTCCGATGCATACGTTCGGTCACCCTTCGGACATGGAGCGGCTTGGCGAGCTGGCGCATCGCTTGGGCCTTAAGCTGATCGAAGACGCCGCCGAAGCGCTCGGTAGCTTTTACCGGGAACGGCATGTCGGCCATCATGGACAAGCGGCAGTACTGAGCTTTAACGGTAATAAGATTATTACGACAGGCGGCGGCGGAGCGGTATTGACCGATGACGATTCGTTGGCCCGGCGACTTCGGCATTTGACCACGACGGCTAAGCTGTCGCATCGCTGGGCGTTCGAACATGACGAGCCGGCCTTCAACTTCAGACTGCCCAACTTGAATGCGGCTCTTGGATGCGCGCAGCTTGAGAGGCTGGATGAACTTCTCGATAGAAAGCGGCGACTGGCTTTCTATTATAAAGAACATATTCAAAACATAAATGGAATTCGTTTTCTGGAAGAGCCGGAGGGGAGCCGAAGTAACTACTGGCTGAATGCAATCGCGTTGGAGCAACCAAACATGGTGGCAAGGGATCAATTACTCGACGCGTTGAATGATGCCGGCATTCAAGTGCGCCCGATCTGGACCCCGATGCATCTGCTGAAAATGTTTAGCGACTGCCCCCGTATGCCGATGACAATCGTTGAAGATATCTATGCGTCGGTTATCAATCTTCCGAGCAGTGCCGCATTAGGAGGACGCGTATGA